In Flavivirga abyssicola, the following are encoded in one genomic region:
- a CDS encoding DUF4271 domain-containing protein: MLRDIVSNELYTILLVTGLLVVAIAKLASPKRFDDFIFVLGNYKYLKIYSREQKFLDKFDALLFGNLILSLSVFSFISYQYIIDGKSLSIDLMFKISFSIAVFILIKVLIERLIGSLLGIDKQIDQYLFQKISYKNFLGVILLPINALLLFSFKPSLPIIYLIVTLLLIVNIIGLITSFKTHQSLIKHNYFYFILYLCTLEISPYIILYKVFITK, from the coding sequence ATGCTTCGAGATATCGTATCAAATGAATTATACACCATTTTATTAGTTACAGGACTGCTTGTCGTAGCTATAGCAAAATTGGCTTCTCCAAAACGTTTTGATGATTTCATATTCGTTCTTGGGAATTATAAATACCTTAAAATTTACTCTAGAGAGCAAAAATTCCTCGATAAATTTGATGCTTTATTATTTGGTAATTTAATTCTTTCATTATCTGTTTTTAGCTTTATTTCATACCAGTATATAATTGATGGTAAGTCACTTTCTATAGACTTAATGTTCAAAATATCTTTTAGTATTGCTGTGTTTATTTTAATAAAGGTTCTTATTGAGCGACTTATCGGGAGTCTTTTGGGAATTGACAAGCAAATAGATCAATATCTTTTTCAAAAAATTAGCTATAAGAATTTCTTAGGTGTTATACTGCTTCCTATAAATGCCTTACTATTATTTAGTTTTAAACCGTCTTTACCAATTATATATTTGATAGTTACTTTATTGTTAATTGTTAATATTATTGGGCTTATTACTTCTTTTAAAACACATCAAAGTTTAATAAAACACAATTATTTTTATTTTATTTTGTATCTTTGCACTCTCGAAATCTCACCTTACATCATTTTGTACAAGGTGTTTATTACCAAATAA
- the tyrS gene encoding tyrosine--tRNA ligase: protein MIKNFVEELTWRGMIHTVMPGAEAHLMESMRSAYVGFDPTADSLHIGNLVPIMLLAHYQRCGHRPVALVGGATGMIGDPSGKSNERNLLDEKTLRHNQNAIKNQLAHFLDFESDAENAAVLVNNYDWMKDFSFLEFIRDVGKHITVNYMMAKDSVKNRISSESSEGMSFTEFTYQLVQGYDFLHLYKEKDCTIQMGGSDQWGNITTGTELIRRIDSGKGFAITCPLITKSDGSKFGKSEGGNVWLDANRTSPYKFYQYWFNSSDEDAEKYIKIFTFLTEEEINALVNTHKEAPHLRVLQKRLAEEITMMVHSKDDLENAIKASDILFGKSTSDDLKGLNEQTFLDVFEGVPQTEISQSDIDNGLDIIAALAEKGGFLKSNGEARRALKENSISVNKEKVKDDYCVTAKDLINSKFVLLQRGKKNYFVLRVI from the coding sequence ATGATAAAGAACTTTGTTGAAGAATTAACATGGAGAGGTATGATACATACCGTAATGCCTGGAGCGGAAGCTCATTTAATGGAAAGCATGCGTAGTGCGTATGTGGGCTTTGATCCTACAGCGGATTCTTTACATATTGGAAACTTGGTTCCTATTATGCTATTGGCGCATTACCAACGTTGTGGACACAGACCGGTAGCTTTAGTAGGAGGTGCAACAGGAATGATTGGAGATCCGTCTGGTAAATCTAATGAGCGTAATTTATTGGATGAAAAAACATTACGCCATAACCAAAACGCCATTAAAAATCAATTGGCACATTTTTTAGATTTTGAAAGTGATGCTGAAAATGCAGCAGTTTTAGTGAATAATTACGATTGGATGAAAGACTTTTCATTTCTTGAATTTATTCGCGATGTTGGGAAGCATATTACTGTAAATTATATGATGGCAAAAGATTCTGTGAAAAATAGAATCTCGTCTGAGTCGTCTGAAGGAATGAGTTTTACCGAATTTACATATCAATTAGTTCAGGGCTATGATTTTCTTCATTTATATAAAGAAAAAGACTGTACGATCCAAATGGGAGGAAGTGACCAGTGGGGAAATATTACAACTGGAACAGAATTAATAAGAAGAATAGATAGTGGGAAGGGGTTTGCTATAACTTGTCCATTAATAACTAAATCTGATGGTTCTAAATTTGGAAAATCAGAAGGCGGTAATGTATGGTTAGATGCTAATAGAACCTCACCATACAAATTCTATCAATATTGGTTCAACTCTAGTGATGAGGATGCTGAAAAATATATCAAAATATTTACTTTTTTAACGGAAGAAGAAATTAACGCTTTAGTTAACACACATAAAGAAGCACCTCATTTGCGTGTTTTACAAAAACGATTAGCAGAAGAAATCACCATGATGGTGCATTCTAAAGACGATTTAGAAAATGCTATAAAAGCCAGTGACATTCTTTTTGGTAAATCGACTAGTGATGATTTAAAAGGGTTGAATGAGCAAACATTTTTGGATGTATTTGAAGGTGTGCCCCAAACAGAAATATCTCAATCGGATATTGATAATGGCTTAGATATAATTGCAGCTTTAGCCGAAAAAGGCGGGTTTTTAAAATCTAACGGAGAAGCAAGAAGAGCGCTTAAAGAGAACTCTATTTCTGTAAATAAGGAAAAAGTAAAGGATGATTATTGCGTTACTGCGAAGGATTTAATTAATAGTAAGTTTGTGCTATTGCAGCGTGGTAAGAAAAACTATTTTGTACTAAGAGTTATATAA
- a CDS encoding NAD-dependent epimerase/dehydratase family protein: protein MILVTGGTGLVGSHLLYKLASSNEKIRAIYRTERKIANVKSVFATYTNNYESFFKTIEWVQADLLDVPALSEAFVGITYVYHCAAFVSFEPDKYQTLRKINIEGTANIVNLCLSNTINKLCYVSSIATLGSPVNNEEINESTNWNPEDDNSVYAITKYGAEMEVWRATQEGLDVVIVNPGVILGAGIWRYGTGSLFKKAHKGFKYYTSGTVALIAVEDVVSIMIALTKSDIINERFVLVAEHWTYKQFLQALSESVNVKPPEKMISQWLLKLAWKLDWLKTRLTGKRRQLTRHIAISLSTETKYSSDKIKTTLNYKFKPIDKTITTLGDLYLK, encoded by the coding sequence ATGATTTTAGTAACAGGTGGTACGGGTTTGGTTGGTTCTCATTTACTTTATAAGCTTGCTAGCAGTAATGAGAAAATTAGAGCCATTTATAGAACAGAGCGCAAAATTGCTAATGTAAAATCTGTTTTTGCTACGTATACAAATAACTACGAGTCATTTTTTAAAACCATTGAATGGGTACAGGCAGATCTTTTAGATGTTCCTGCTTTATCTGAAGCGTTTGTAGGGATTACCTATGTGTATCACTGTGCTGCATTTGTTTCTTTTGAACCTGATAAATATCAAACATTACGGAAAATAAATATTGAAGGCACTGCTAATATTGTAAATCTTTGTTTGTCAAATACTATTAACAAACTTTGTTATGTAAGTTCTATTGCTACTTTAGGAAGTCCCGTTAATAATGAGGAAATTAATGAAAGTACGAATTGGAACCCTGAAGATGACAATAGTGTTTATGCCATTACAAAGTACGGAGCAGAAATGGAAGTTTGGCGTGCAACTCAAGAAGGCCTTGACGTTGTAATTGTTAATCCTGGTGTTATTTTAGGCGCTGGAATTTGGCGTTATGGAACAGGAAGTTTATTCAAAAAAGCACATAAAGGGTTTAAATATTATACTTCTGGAACGGTGGCACTTATAGCTGTTGAAGATGTTGTTTCAATTATGATAGCACTCACAAAAAGTGATATTATAAATGAGCGTTTTGTGTTAGTTGCAGAACATTGGACTTATAAACAGTTTTTACAAGCGTTGTCTGAGTCGGTAAATGTGAAGCCTCCAGAAAAAATGATTAGTCAGTGGTTATTGAAATTAGCCTGGAAATTAGATTGGTTAAAAACCAGATTAACTGGTAAACGAAGACAATTAACAAGGCACATCGCCATATCCTTATCTACAGAAACCAAATACAGTAGTGACAAAATTAAAACGACTTTAAACTATAAATTTAAACCTATAGATAAAACGATTACTACTCTTGGAGATCTTTATCTGAAATAG
- a CDS encoding dihydroorotase produces MKLKSTLIKNANIVNEGVIFNGDILIEGEYIKKIGKSISAKSADVLVVDAEGKYLLPGAIDDQVHFREPGLTHKANIETESRAAIAGGITSFIEMPNTNPQTTTIEKLEEKFEIASKTSSANYSFMFGGTNDNLEEILKLDKNQAAGLKLFLGSSTGNMLVDDMDVLEKIFRSTKMVISVHCEDEATIKKNFQEHLETYGDDIPIKYHPIIRSEEACYLSSSRAIELAKKTGARLHVFHLSTGKETHLFDNKIPLKDKKITSEVCTHHLWFSDEDYEEKGTFIKWNPAVKTKEDRAQLWEALLDDRIDVLATDHAPHTLEEKKNVYTKAPSGGPLVQHALPAMLEMYHKGKISLEKVVEKMCHNPAILFQIARRGYIKEGYFADLVLVDLNNPWTVNKDNILYKCEWSPFEGTTFKSRVTHTFLNGSLVYQNSKFNNVKAAKRLTFNR; encoded by the coding sequence ATGAAGTTAAAATCGACACTTATTAAGAATGCGAATATTGTAAATGAAGGCGTTATTTTTAATGGAGACATATTAATTGAAGGCGAGTATATTAAAAAGATAGGTAAATCTATAAGTGCTAAATCTGCAGATGTACTTGTTGTAGATGCCGAAGGAAAATATTTATTACCAGGAGCTATTGATGATCAAGTTCATTTCAGAGAACCAGGGTTAACGCATAAAGCTAATATAGAAACAGAATCCAGAGCAGCTATTGCAGGAGGAATTACCTCTTTTATAGAAATGCCAAATACTAATCCTCAAACAACAACCATTGAAAAATTAGAAGAGAAGTTCGAGATCGCTTCAAAAACATCTTCAGCTAATTATTCGTTTATGTTTGGAGGCACTAATGATAATTTAGAAGAGATTCTAAAATTAGATAAAAATCAAGCAGCAGGTTTAAAACTATTCTTAGGGTCTTCAACTGGCAACATGTTAGTTGATGATATGGACGTGCTGGAGAAAATTTTCAGAAGCACGAAAATGGTTATTTCTGTTCATTGTGAAGATGAAGCCACTATAAAAAAGAATTTCCAAGAACATCTAGAAACTTACGGAGATGATATTCCTATTAAATACCACCCAATAATAAGAAGCGAAGAAGCTTGTTACTTGTCATCTTCCAGAGCGATAGAATTAGCTAAGAAAACAGGTGCAAGACTACATGTATTTCATCTTTCAACAGGAAAAGAAACACATTTATTCGACAACAAAATTCCTTTAAAAGATAAAAAAATAACCTCAGAAGTTTGTACACATCATCTGTGGTTTAGCGATGAAGATTATGAGGAAAAAGGCACTTTTATAAAGTGGAATCCAGCGGTTAAAACCAAAGAAGATAGAGCGCAATTATGGGAAGCTTTATTAGATGATAGAATAGATGTTTTAGCTACAGATCATGCCCCACATACTTTAGAAGAAAAGAAAAACGTTTATACTAAAGCGCCATCTGGGGGTCCGCTAGTACAACATGCATTGCCAGCCATGTTAGAAATGTACCATAAAGGAAAAATTTCTCTGGAAAAGGTCGTTGAAAAAATGTGTCATAACCCAGCAATTTTATTTCAGATTGCAAGGAGAGGGTATATTAAAGAAGGTTATTTTGCAGATTTAGTGTTAGTAGATTTAAATAACCCATGGACTGTAAATAAAGATAATATTTTATATAAATGCGAGTGGTCTCCATTTGAAGGGACAACCTTTAAATCTAGAGTTACACATACATTTTTAAACGGTAGTTTAGTGTATCAGAATTCTAAATTTAATAATGTGAAAGCAGCTAAACGATTAACTTTTAACAGATGA
- a CDS encoding T9SS type A sorting domain-containing protein produces MKKNYLFILFLALTWSVTQYGFAQTNVNTPPIQQNIEGLSIYPNPSPIGRTFINVTSKRNLTKKIEFFNVLGKQIRSITLVGKELNISNLSKGVYILKITESDISETRKLVIK; encoded by the coding sequence ATGAAAAAAAACTACTTATTCATTTTATTTTTAGCTTTAACATGGTCTGTAACCCAATATGGATTTGCTCAAACCAATGTTAACACACCCCCTATTCAACAAAATATTGAAGGTTTATCTATATATCCTAACCCTTCTCCTATTGGCAGAACATTTATAAATGTCACATCAAAACGTAATCTGACTAAAAAAATTGAGTTTTTCAATGTTTTAGGAAAACAAATTCGTTCTATTACTTTAGTTGGTAAAGAATTAAACATTTCAAACTTAAGTAAAGGTGTTTATATTTTAAAGATTACCGAAAGCGACATTAGTGAAACAAGAAAATTGGTGATTAAATAA
- a CDS encoding response regulator transcription factor translates to MKKNDIKILLVDDEPDILEIVGYNLSSEGYQVITAENGYEGVKKAKKELPQLIILDVMMPEMDGIEACELIRKSPDLKNSIITFLTARGEDYSQVAGFDAGADDYITKPIKPKVLVSKVKALLRRFKEEDVSDTVKIGSLVINRDEYKIISKGEEIILPRKEFELLSLLASKPGKVFKRDEILDAVWGNEVVVGGRTIDVHIRKLREKLGDTSFKTIKGVGYKFVE, encoded by the coding sequence ATGAAAAAGAATGATATTAAGATACTATTAGTAGATGATGAACCAGATATTTTAGAGATAGTTGGGTACAATTTGTCGAGTGAGGGATACCAGGTTATTACTGCTGAAAATGGTTATGAAGGTGTTAAAAAAGCAAAAAAAGAGCTTCCACAATTAATCATTCTAGATGTTATGATGCCTGAGATGGATGGTATTGAAGCTTGTGAGTTAATTCGAAAAAGCCCAGATTTAAAGAATAGTATTATTACTTTTTTAACAGCAAGAGGAGAGGATTATTCTCAAGTAGCCGGTTTTGATGCTGGTGCAGATGATTATATAACGAAACCAATAAAACCAAAAGTATTGGTTAGTAAAGTAAAAGCGCTTTTAAGGCGTTTTAAAGAGGAAGATGTTTCTGATACCGTTAAAATAGGAAGTTTGGTAATAAATAGAGATGAGTATAAGATTATTTCTAAAGGAGAAGAAATTATTTTACCCAGAAAAGAATTTGAATTACTATCTTTATTGGCTTCAAAACCGGGAAAGGTTTTTAAAAGAGATGAAATTCTTGACGCAGTTTGGGGCAATGAGGTTGTTGTTGGAGGAAGAACAATCGATGTACACATTCGTAAATTAAGAGAAAAACTAGGAGATACTAGTTTTAAAACCATAAAAGGAGTAGGCTACAAGTTTGTAGAATGA
- a CDS encoding DUF4296 domain-containing protein — MILKRVSIYLSVLIVISACHDLKKPKKPDNLISKEKMVNVLIDAKIISSANSVNKKVMEDHGVNFNTYVYEKHNIDSLQFALSNAYYAYYIKDYEDIFLKVKDCLEILKVKFKEEEEKERIAAEKRKEDSLKVAFTEKDSTSLLKIRDSLKVLSIKDSITEMLIDRRLEEIRSVIDSISDKDLQE; from the coding sequence ATGATTTTAAAACGAGTTTCTATATACTTAAGTGTTTTAATAGTTATATCAGCTTGCCATGATTTAAAAAAACCTAAGAAACCTGATAATTTAATATCTAAGGAGAAAATGGTTAATGTATTAATAGATGCTAAGATAATATCATCTGCAAATTCTGTTAATAAAAAAGTAATGGAAGATCATGGTGTTAATTTCAATACATATGTTTACGAAAAACACAATATAGATAGCTTACAGTTTGCTTTGAGTAATGCGTATTATGCTTACTATATAAAGGATTATGAAGACATTTTTCTAAAAGTTAAAGATTGCTTGGAAATACTTAAAGTCAAGTTTAAAGAAGAAGAGGAAAAAGAAAGAATAGCGGCTGAAAAGAGAAAAGAAGATTCACTAAAAGTAGCATTTACAGAAAAGGATTCTACGAGCTTATTGAAAATTAGAGATTCGTTAAAAGTATTATCAATAAAAGATTCAATTACTGAAATGTTAATAGATAGAAGACTTGAAGAGATAAGAAGTGTCATTGATTCTATTTCAGATAAAGATCTCCAAGAGTAG
- a CDS encoding polyprenol monophosphomannose synthase: MKDTVVIIPTYNEIENIEAIIKAVFSQSDSIHILIVDDNSPDLTALKVKELQADFPDRLFLEIRKEKSGLGTAYIHGFKWSLDKTYKYIFEMDADFSHDPNDLINLYNACHIEGADLSIGSRYITGVNVVNWPMNRVLMSYCASKYVRIITGMKIHDTTAGYVCYKRHVLEAINLDAIKFIGYAFQIEMKFKTYLKKFKIIEVPVIFTDRTKGESKLSSGIISEAIFGVISMKLKSLFKK, translated from the coding sequence ATGAAAGATACGGTTGTTATCATTCCAACATACAACGAAATAGAAAATATTGAAGCTATTATAAAAGCTGTATTCTCTCAGTCTGATAGTATTCATATCCTTATTGTTGATGATAATTCCCCAGATTTAACGGCTTTAAAAGTAAAAGAGCTTCAAGCCGATTTTCCTGATAGATTATTTTTAGAAATTCGAAAAGAAAAATCGGGCTTAGGGACTGCCTATATACACGGCTTTAAATGGAGTTTGGATAAGACCTATAAGTATATTTTTGAAATGGATGCAGATTTCTCACATGATCCAAACGATTTAATAAATTTATATAACGCTTGTCATATAGAAGGTGCAGATTTATCTATAGGTTCTAGGTACATTACAGGTGTAAATGTTGTTAATTGGCCAATGAATCGTGTTCTTATGTCTTATTGTGCCTCAAAATATGTACGTATCATTACTGGCATGAAAATTCATGATACTACGGCAGGTTATGTTTGTTATAAAAGGCATGTTCTTGAGGCAATAAATTTAGATGCTATAAAGTTTATTGGTTATGCGTTTCAAATTGAAATGAAATTTAAAACATATTTAAAGAAATTTAAGATTATAGAAGTACCGGTTATTTTTACTGATAGAACAAAAGGAGAATCAAAACTAAGCTCTGGTATTATATCTGAAGCCATTTTTGGAGTTATTTCTATGAAACTTAAAAGTCTTTTTAAAAAATAA
- a CDS encoding glycosyltransferase, which translates to MKKRILVAPLNWGLGHATRSIPIIYELIKYGFEPIIASDGVALTLLQKEFPKLSSIELPSYNITYAKKGKHFKLKLIKDSPKLIQAIKAEKKVTKFIVETHGIKGIISDNRLGVYSKKVPSVFITHQLNVLTGSTTWLSTKMHQKIIKKFNVCWVPDTEEDINLSGKLGHINNFEIPTEYIGPLSRFENKHLNIENDLMVLLSGPEPQRTLLEDILFSELKNYTGKVVFVKGTMEKEQTIQIKGNMTIYNFMTSNLLEKTINQSKLILSRSGYTTIMDLAKLNKKAFFIPTPGQFEQEYLAKRLTDLELVPSCNQKDFTLDKLKNTAGFKGLKAFDYNVNFKKLFNLFECE; encoded by the coding sequence ATGAAAAAACGAATTTTAGTCGCTCCTTTAAATTGGGGTTTAGGACATGCCACAAGAAGTATTCCTATTATTTATGAATTAATAAAGTATGGCTTTGAACCCATTATTGCCAGTGATGGAGTTGCTTTAACTCTTTTACAAAAAGAATTCCCAAAGCTATCGTCTATAGAATTACCTTCCTATAATATTACATACGCTAAAAAGGGAAAGCATTTTAAATTAAAACTTATTAAGGATTCTCCAAAACTCATTCAAGCTATTAAAGCTGAAAAAAAAGTGACGAAGTTTATTGTAGAAACTCATGGTATTAAAGGTATTATTTCTGATAACCGACTTGGGGTTTATAGTAAAAAAGTACCATCTGTTTTTATAACGCATCAACTAAACGTTCTAACAGGAAGCACCACATGGCTAAGCACAAAAATGCATCAAAAAATCATAAAGAAATTTAATGTATGTTGGGTGCCTGACACAGAAGAAGATATTAATCTAAGTGGCAAACTCGGACATATTAATAATTTTGAAATCCCTACAGAATATATTGGGCCTTTGAGTAGGTTCGAAAATAAACACTTAAACATTGAAAATGATTTAATGGTATTACTTTCTGGCCCTGAACCTCAACGGACATTACTTGAAGACATTCTTTTTTCAGAATTAAAGAATTATACTGGAAAAGTCGTTTTTGTTAAGGGTACTATGGAAAAGGAACAGACTATACAAATTAAAGGGAATATGACTATTTACAATTTTATGACCTCTAATTTATTAGAAAAAACCATCAATCAGAGTAAATTAATCTTATCAAGGTCTGGTTATACAACCATCATGGATTTAGCTAAGCTTAATAAAAAAGCTTTTTTTATACCTACTCCCGGACAATTTGAACAAGAATATTTAGCAAAAAGATTAACAGATTTAGAATTAGTTCCGAGTTGTAATCAAAAAGACTTTACATTAGACAAATTAAAAAACACTGCTGGTTTTAAAGGTTTAAAGGCTTTTGATTATAATGTAAACTTCAAAAAACTATTCAATCTTTTCGAGTGTGAATGA
- a CDS encoding YHS domain-containing (seleno)protein, which yields MKNLTLLFLLSFSFGFGQTLDYNIKKGFAANGYDVVAYFNNEAIEGHKKFRHEYDSVNYKFSSKEHLDAFKTNPEKFIPQYGGYCAYAIAIKENKVSINPKTFKIINDKLYLFYNAWGTNTLELWNKEHSHELLNKADKNWEKIKFKK from the coding sequence ATGAAAAATCTAACCCTTTTATTTTTACTAAGCTTTTCATTTGGATTTGGACAAACTCTGGATTATAATATTAAAAAAGGATTCGCGGCTAATGGTTATGATGTTGTTGCCTATTTCAATAATGAAGCCATTGAAGGACATAAAAAATTTAGACATGAATATGATAGTGTTAATTACAAATTCTCATCAAAAGAACATTTAGATGCTTTTAAAACAAATCCTGAAAAATTTATTCCACAATATGGTGGTTACTGTGCTTATGCTATTGCTATAAAAGAGAATAAAGTATCTATTAACCCAAAAACTTTTAAAATTATTAATGACAAACTTTATTTGTTTTATAATGCTTGGGGTACAAATACTCTTGAATTATGGAATAAAGAGCATAGCCATGAATTATTAAATAAAGCTGATAAAAATTGGGAGAAAATTAAATTCAAAAAATAA
- a CDS encoding LuxE/PaaK family acyltransferase, with product MIDTNSIFNINNQTEFEDLALQIFKFQFDNNRVYRSFCDLIYKHPSDVKTIKDIPFLPIQFFKSHNVLSSKDTIKATFSSSGTTGSMTSKHHVTDLDIYTQSFTKGFQQFYGPIEDYVILALLPSYLEREGSSLIHMVDAMIKQSKYTESGFYLNNYSELKDTLITLDSQGKKVLLIGVSFALLDLIEIHRFNLNNTIIMETGGMKGRRKELIREALHSKLKTGFGVNTIHSEYGMTELLSQGYSNGHGIFNHPNWMRILTRDTEDPLSIQSLGKTGGINVIDLANINSCSFIATQDLGRVNDNNTFEVIGRFDNSDIRGCNLMVL from the coding sequence ATGATTGACACTAATTCTATTTTCAACATTAATAATCAAACAGAATTTGAAGATTTGGCATTACAAATTTTTAAATTTCAATTTGATAACAATAGGGTTTATCGTTCTTTTTGCGATTTAATATACAAACATCCCAGCGATGTAAAAACTATAAAGGATATTCCTTTTTTACCCATTCAGTTCTTTAAATCTCATAATGTCCTAAGTTCTAAAGATACTATTAAAGCTACTTTTTCAAGTTCTGGTACTACTGGAAGTATGACTAGTAAACACCATGTAACAGATTTAGATATTTACACCCAAAGCTTTACTAAAGGATTTCAGCAATTCTACGGGCCTATTGAAGATTATGTAATCCTGGCATTATTACCCTCTTATTTAGAGCGTGAAGGCTCTTCACTAATACATATGGTAGATGCCATGATTAAACAATCAAAATATACAGAAAGTGGGTTTTATTTGAATAACTATTCGGAGCTGAAAGACACGTTAATAACATTAGACTCCCAAGGAAAAAAGGTATTGTTAATTGGGGTCTCTTTTGCTTTGTTAGATTTGATTGAAATACATCGGTTTAATTTAAATAATACCATTATTATGGAAACCGGTGGTATGAAAGGCAGAAGAAAAGAACTTATTAGAGAAGCTTTACATTCAAAATTAAAAACAGGTTTTGGTGTAAATACAATACACAGTGAATATGGCATGACCGAACTGCTAAGTCAAGGCTATTCTAATGGGCATGGAATTTTTAATCATCCTAATTGGATGCGTATATTAACTCGCGACACTGAAGACCCGCTTTCTATACAATCATTAGGTAAAACAGGTGGCATAAATGTTATTGATCTGGCCAACATAAATTCCTGCTCTTTTATTGCTACCCAGGATTTAGGTCGCGTTAATGATAATAATACATTCGAAGTTATTGGTCGTTTTGATAATTCGGATATTCGTGGCTGTAATCTTATGGTGCTTTAA
- a CDS encoding sensor histidine kinase, producing the protein MQAKFKRSYKFAIKTALYITLYTTLLMSVFLYYLYEIKWFYVLAFSVSAYIFSFLVIQFSVERFIYRRVKRIYDDLTLLESASLNKGPITTDMRTLTQEIDKFARDKKLEIETLKVREKYRKEFLGNVSHELKTPLFTVQGYILTLLDGAMNDKKLLEKYLGRASKGIERLGYIIKDLDMITKLEVGDLSLNIEEFDIVELVENVFEMLEMKASKKRITLTFDTDYSKLILVKADKERIQQVLANLIVNSLKYGREKGTTEISIENLIKNKVIVRVTDNGEGIEKRHLPRLFERFYRVDKSGSRKEGGSGLGLSIVKHIIEAHEEKIYVESEFGVGSEFSFTLEKIE; encoded by the coding sequence ATGCAAGCAAAATTTAAAAGATCGTATAAGTTTGCCATAAAAACGGCATTATATATAACCTTATATACAACGCTCTTAATGAGTGTTTTTTTATACTATTTATATGAGATTAAGTGGTTTTATGTCCTTGCTTTTTCAGTAAGTGCCTATATCTTTTCCTTTTTAGTAATTCAATTTAGTGTAGAACGTTTTATATACAGACGTGTTAAAAGAATATATGATGACTTAACACTTCTGGAGTCTGCTAGTTTAAATAAAGGGCCTATAACGACAGATATGCGTACCCTGACTCAAGAGATTGATAAGTTTGCCCGAGATAAAAAGCTAGAAATTGAAACTCTAAAAGTTCGTGAAAAGTATAGAAAGGAGTTCTTAGGTAATGTATCCCACGAATTAAAGACACCATTATTTACAGTGCAAGGGTATATCCTTACATTGTTGGATGGTGCTATGAATGACAAAAAATTGTTAGAAAAGTATCTGGGGAGAGCCAGTAAAGGTATTGAGCGCTTAGGTTATATTATCAAAGACTTAGATATGATTACTAAATTAGAAGTTGGTGATTTAAGTTTAAATATAGAGGAATTTGATATTGTTGAGTTAGTTGAAAATGTATTTGAGATGTTGGAGATGAAAGCTAGCAAAAAAAGAATTACACTTACCTTTGATACGGATTATAGCAAATTAATTTTAGTTAAAGCAGATAAAGAGCGTATCCAGCAAGTATTAGCAAACCTAATTGTAAACTCTTTAAAATACGGAAGAGAAAAAGGAACTACAGAGATCAGTATAGAAAATTTAATAAAAAACAAAGTTATTGTTCGTGTTACTGATAATGGAGAAGGTATTGAAAAAAGGCACCTTCCTCGTTTGTTTGAACGTTTTTATAGAGTGGATAAAAGTGGTTCCCGTAAAGAAGGAGGTTCTGGGTTAGGGCTTTCTATTGTAAAACATATTATTGAAGCTCATGAGGAAAAAATATATGTAGAGAGTGAGTTTGGTGTAGGTAGTGAGTTTTCATTCACACTCGAAAAGATTGAATAG